In one Musa acuminata AAA Group cultivar baxijiao chromosome BXJ2-5, Cavendish_Baxijiao_AAA, whole genome shotgun sequence genomic region, the following are encoded:
- the LOC103986511 gene encoding cytochrome P450 94C1 has translation MDVESHHRDYSRQPLIAIRFPRHHHIVGSEYRLQPPSEEDAMEETVGALWSLFSFLLLFFAGSLVLLAALLKFLRSMSWWCSCSVCEAYVTGSWTAHFGNLCDWYAHLLRESPTRTIQIHVLGNTVTANPDNVEHMLRARFDNYPKGKPFSAILRDLLGRGIFNVDGDLWRFQRKIANAELGSAAVRLFASCIVADEIRGRLLPLLDFACAGDKILDLQDVFRRFAFDNICKISFGLDPRCLELSLPLSEFAAAFDKASRLSARRATTTTPIVWKAKRLLNWGSERELREAIGMVNLLAMEIIRQRRKLGSSSNHDLLSRFMASVDDDNYLRDIIISFLLAGRDTIASALTSFFLLLSRHPDVRSAIRYEIDRVLGCSAATAGYDRLRDLHYLHAAVYECMRLYPPVQFDSKFCVEDDVLPDGTFVRKGTRVTYHAYAMGRMEELWGNDCHDFRPHRWLTNGVFTPESPYKYPVFQGGLRGCLGKEMALLEMKTVIAAVVRRFDIDVVADNSSRTPKFAPGLTASLEGGLPVRVRRREER, from the coding sequence ATGGATGTCGAATCACATCACCGTGATTACTCTCGCCAACCTCTGATCGCCATCCGTTTCCCCCGACATCATCATATAGTTGGTTCCGAGTACCGACTCCAACCCCCATCGGAGGAGGACGCAATGGAAGAAACAGTAGGAGCGCTTTGGtcactcttctccttcctcctccttttcttcgcCGGCTCCCTCGTGCTGTTGGCGGCGTTACTGAAGTTCCTGAGGTCCATGTCATGGTGGTGCAGCTGCTCCGTGTGCGAGGCCTACGTGACCGGCTCCTGGACCGCCCACTTCGGTAACCTCTGCGACTGGTACGCCCACCTACTCCGGGAGTCGCCCACCCGCACCATCCAGATCCACGTGCTCGGGAACACCGTCACGGCGAACCCCGACAACGTGGAGCACATGCTTCGCGCCCGCTTCGACAACTACCCCAAGGGGAAGCCCTTCTCCGCCATCCTCCGGGACCTCCTCGGCCGCGGAATCTTCAACGTCGACGGCGACCTCTGGCGCTTCCAGCGCAAGATTGCCAACGCTGAGCTCGGTAGCGCCGCCGTCCGCTTATTCGCCTCCTGCATCGTGGCCGACGAAATCCGGGGTCGTCTCCTCCCCCTCCTTGACTTCGCCTGCGCCGGCGATAAGATCCTGGACCTGCAAGATGTGTTCCGGAGGTTTGCTTTCGATAACATATGTAAGATCTCGTTCGGGCTCGACCCCCGCTGCCTGGAGCTGTCGCTGCCTTTGTCCGAGTTTGCAGCGGCCTTCGACAAGGCCTCGAGGCTATCGGCCCGGCGGGCGACCACGACGACGCCCATAGTGTGGAAAGCCAAGCGGCTTCTCAACTGGGGATCGGAAAGAGAGCTCCGGGAGGCGATCGGCATGGTGAACCTTCTCGCCATGGAGATCATTCGCCAGCGAAGGAAGCTCGGGTCCTCCTCTAACCACGACCTCCTCTCTCGATTCATGGCCAGCGTCGACGACGACAACTACCTGCGGGACATCATCATTAGCTTCTTGCTGGCCGGCCGTGACACGATCGCGTCGGCCCTGACTAGCTTCTTCCTCCTGCTGTCTCGCCACCCGGACGTCCGTTCGGCCATACGCTATGAGATCGACCGCGTGTTGGGATGCAGCGCGGCCACCGCCGGCTACGACCGCCTGCGGGACCTGCACTACCTGCATGCGGCCGTCTACGAGTGCATGCGGCTGTACCCGCCGGTGCAGTTCGATTCCAAGTTCTGCGTCGAGGACGACGTGCTGCCCGACGGGACCTTCGTGCGCAAGGGGACACGAGTCACGTACCACGCCTACGCCATGGGGAGGATGGAGGAGCTGTGGGGGAACGACTGCCACGACTTCCGCCCGCACCGGTGGCTGACCAACGGAGTGTTCACGCCGGAGAGTCCGTACAAGTACCCAGTGTTCCAGGGCGGCCTGCGGGGGTGCCTCGGCAAGGAGATGGCGCTGTTGGAGATGAAGACGGTGATCGCAGCGGTGGTCCGGCGGTTCGACATCGACGTCGTGGCCGACAACAGCAGCCGGACGCCCAAGTTTGCGCCGGGCCTCACCGCCTCCCTGGAGGGTGGCCTTCCGGTCCGCGTTCGCCGGAGGGAGGAGCGCTAG